GAGTGCGCGGCCGCCGGCCCCTCGGCGACTCCGGACACGCCGAGGTACCTCGGCGATCGGCGGATCACCTGCCGCGCTCCCGGGCAGCTGGCACCGGGCGAGGAGTTCCACCTCGAACTCGAGTTCGCCAGAGCGTCGCTGGTGGACGGCACCGTCGAAGTCGAAGGCAGGCTCGGCGACGCGCGCAGGCGGGTCGACGCACCCATCGCCTCCCCGAGCCTCCGAGCGACCCTCGATCGGCTTCCCGAGGCGTTGGAGATCGGCGGCGCGCCCGACACGTTGACCTACAGCGTGCGCAACGACGGTCGCGGCGGCTCGGCATCGATCGAGATGACGGTGCGGCTGCCCACCGGGGTTCACGCCGAGGGGATCGCGGGCCATGACTGCCGGTCCGAGGCGAACGAGATCCACTGCCGCAGCGAGGCGGGCCTGCCGCCGGGTGCGGTGCTGTCGTTCGACTTCAGCGTTCGCGCCGTGGCTCCGGCCGCGTCGGGACCGATCGGCGGGTCCGTGCACGCCGGGCTCGGCACTCGGCTGCCGCTGCCCGCGGGCCGGATCACCGTGGTCGAGCCGCCGAAGATCGACGCGGTCGCCGTGCAGGCGTCGACCCGTGGTTCCTGGGCCGTGCCGACCAGCCCACACGCCCCGCACTGGACCTACTACACGAACATCAGAATCAAGGCCGTCAACACCGGTGAGACCGAGAACCCGGTGACGGTCACGCTGGGCCTGCCGCCCGAGGTCGGAACTCATTCCTGGCACGGTCCGCCCCCACACGCCGACGACGTGTCCGCCCACACCGCGCACCTGCTGCGATGTCGAGCGCCGGGCGAGCCCGTGGAACTGCTCAGCCCGACGCTGCGTCCCGGCCAGGCCCACGAGTTCACCGTCCGGCTGTGCACCACGGGCGGCGCGACACCGCCCGCCGCGTCCGAGGTCGCCGTACACGCGATGCTCGGTGTGAGCGAGCAGGATTCCTCCATCCGGGTTCCGTGGCGCCTGTGGTGGCCCTGGCGGACGCTGGAGCCCGCTGGGCCGCGGCACTCCCCCGAGTCGGCGGAACCCACCACGGAACCGCACTCGGCGGACCCCGTCGGGCCGACGACGCCCGCCGCACCGGGCGGGCCGGTCGAGCCGGGCGCGTCGACCAAGCCGGGCGGTCCGACCGAATCCGGAGAGTCACCGCCCACCGAGCAGGCCGGTCCTGATCCACAGGGCGAGCAGGCGCCGCCGTCTCCGTCTCCGGTGCCGACGCCCGGCGCATCGCCGACGCCTACCGAACCCACCGGACCCGCTGGACCCAGCGGACCCGAGGGGCCGCCCGATCAGGCCCAGGAGTCGGACGACCGAGTTCCGCGGGTGCCCGACGCGGGTCCCCATGCGGAGCGTGACGCGGCGACACGCGTCCTGCGGACGCGATCCGCGGAACCGCGGCCGTCGAAGCACATGTCCGGCCACCCTCCCGCCGCCGGAGTGGAAGGGCTCATCCCGACCGCGCCCGCGCGACACGAATAACCCGTCCGGTGCGTGCCGGGGCGGAGGACACCGCCCCGGCGCCCGCCCGTAGACACGTCGCGACGCGATGACCATCCGAATAGATGACCCCGGCGACGGAAGGCGGTCACCGACCGTCATGTGAACCGTGCCGTGTCTGGCGTCTGTCGGCAGCTCGCCGACCGCCCCGAAATGAGGTCGACGACACTCACGGCAGCGCAGCACGCCCCGCCACGGCGCGGTTTTCGTAGACTGCGGCGGTGTCGGTCGTCGAGAGTGTGCTCAATCGAGTTCCAGAACCGCTGCGATCATTCGCGCTGCGGCACAGAGAGCTCGTGAAGTTCGCGTTCGTGGGCGGTTCGGCGTTCTTGATCGACAATCTGGTCTTCTACACGTTGAAGCTGACCGTGTTGTCGCCGAAACCGGTCACGGCCAAGGTCATCGCCGTGCTCGTGGCGACGATCTTCTCCTACGTGCTGAACCGAGAGTGGTCGTTCCGCACCAGAGGCGGTCGCGACACGCCCCACGAGGCGGCACTGTTCTTCCTGGTGAGCGGCATCGGCGTCGTCATCAACACCGCGCCGCTCTACATCTCACGCTATGTGTTCGATCTTCAGGTTCCCGAGGTGAGCCGCTTCACCCAGGAGGTCGCCGACTTCAGCAGCGGTCAGATCATCGGCACGCTGATCGGCATGGGCTTCCGCTGGTGGGCCTTCCGTCGCTTCGTCTTCCCACAGGAGAACGTGCGGGCGCGGTCGACCGTTCCCTCCTACGACCAGGACCCGCCTGCCGAGGAGGAGCCGCTCCGCTCCTGAAGGTGCGGCCCGACGGCCCTCCGAGGGCGCCGAGACCGCTCGTCGCACCAGCTCCGCCCGGCGGCCGGGGCACGTGACGTGCGAGGACGATGCAGGCCCCACTGTGAAGCCCGGCGCATATAACCGGTCCGTAGACTGCGCGGGTGGCGCTGGTCGAGACCGTTGTCAACCTGGTACCGAAATCCCTTCGAAGTCTGGCGTTGAAACACCAGGAACTACTCAAGTTCGCCGCCGTCGGCGGCATGACGTTCCTGATCGACACGCTCATCTTCTACGCGCTCAAGCTGACGATCCTCGAACCTCACCCGGTCACGGCCAAGATCGTCTCCGTGCTGGTCGCCACCATCGTCTCGTACGTGCTGAATCGGGAGTGGTCGTTCCGCACCAGGGGCGGCGGGCACGAGAGACCGCATGAGGCAGCACTGTTCTTCCTGATCAGCGGCATAGGCGTGATCATGTACGCCGCCCCGCTGTGGATCTCACGCTATGTGCTCGGCTTCGACGCGCCGGCAGTGAGTCGGCTCACCGAGGAGATCGCGGACTTCGTCAGCAGCAGCATCATCGGCACGCTCCTGGGCATGGCATTCCGCTGGTGGGCGTTCCGGAAATTCGTCTTCACCGGTCGGCCCGATCGTGTGGCCGACGACTCGGCAGACACCTGATCCGTGGCGGGGCGCATTCCCCACGGCGCACCGGAGACACCGTATTCCCGCCCGGACGGGCGAACCGTCGCATCACGGACATATCACGCCGCACGGCGGGCAATGCGACCGGATCGGTTTCGTCGGGGGCCCGGGGACGCGAATCCGAGCGGCCTCGCGCCGATCTCCCACACCCTCTTCGCCCGTCACACCAGGTTGCTACCGTCATAACTCATGACGCAGGCGACGACGGTGCGGCAGGCGGTGATCCTGGCCGGTGGGCAGGGTACGAGGCTGCGCCCGCACACCGACACCCGGCCCAAGCCGATGATCGAGATCTCCGGCCGGTGCATCATCGACCATCAGCTCGACTGGCTGGCCGAGGCAGGCGTGGAGGACGTCGTCGTCTCGGCCGGATACCTCGCCGAGGTGCTCATCGAGCACTTGGAGTCGACGGCGCACCTGCGCTCGATCAAGGTCAGGACGGTCGTCGAGGACGAGCCGCTGGGCCGAGGCGGCGGCCTCCGCTACGCAGGCGCGCGGCTGCCGGATCCCACGGCCCCGTGGTACGCCCTCAACGGTGACATCTGGACGAGGTTCTCCTTGGCCGAGCTGACGAGGCGTCACGTCGAGCAGGAGGCGGTCGCCACCGTCGCTCTCGCCCGCCCGCGCCTGCCCTGGGGTGTGGTGGACCTCGACGAGTCCGGGCGGATCAACGACTTCGTGGAGGCACCGCTCTCGCCGTACCCGATCAACGGAGGCGTCTACGTCTTCTCGGGCGAGATCCTCGCCGAGCTGCCGGAGAAGGGCGATCATGAGCGGACGACCTTCCCGCAGCTCGCCGCGCGCGGGAAGCTGGCCGGTCACGAGATCACCGGGTACTGGCGCGCGATCGACACGGCCAAGGACATCAGGGAGGCCGCCGTCGAACTCGCCGCGGCAGGCCGGGACGGCGGCTCCACCGATGCCGGGCACTCCGTGGACACCGTGAGCACGGGGGCGACGCCCGCCGCCACGAGGCCTGTCGTCGCAGAGCCACCGGCCGCCGGCTGACACCGGCCGTCGCACGACGGACCGCTCCCGACCGGACGTCCTGATCGGGCGTCCGGTCTCGCCCCCTCCCGCGAGATCTCCCGGGTCACCGGCTCGCCGGACCCCGGATGCCGCCAGGTCGCGCGCTCGGCC
This genomic stretch from Actinoalloteichus hoggarensis harbors:
- a CDS encoding GtrA family protein encodes the protein MSVVESVLNRVPEPLRSFALRHRELVKFAFVGGSAFLIDNLVFYTLKLTVLSPKPVTAKVIAVLVATIFSYVLNREWSFRTRGGRDTPHEAALFFLVSGIGVVINTAPLYISRYVFDLQVPEVSRFTQEVADFSSGQIIGTLIGMGFRWWAFRRFVFPQENVRARSTVPSYDQDPPAEEEPLRS
- a CDS encoding GtrA family protein; its protein translation is MALVETVVNLVPKSLRSLALKHQELLKFAAVGGMTFLIDTLIFYALKLTILEPHPVTAKIVSVLVATIVSYVLNREWSFRTRGGGHERPHEAALFFLISGIGVIMYAAPLWISRYVLGFDAPAVSRLTEEIADFVSSSIIGTLLGMAFRWWAFRKFVFTGRPDRVADDSADT
- a CDS encoding nucleotidyltransferase family protein; the encoded protein is MTQATTVRQAVILAGGQGTRLRPHTDTRPKPMIEISGRCIIDHQLDWLAEAGVEDVVVSAGYLAEVLIEHLESTAHLRSIKVRTVVEDEPLGRGGGLRYAGARLPDPTAPWYALNGDIWTRFSLAELTRRHVEQEAVATVALARPRLPWGVVDLDESGRINDFVEAPLSPYPINGGVYVFSGEILAELPEKGDHERTTFPQLAARGKLAGHEITGYWRAIDTAKDIREAAVELAAAGRDGGSTDAGHSVDTVSTGATPAATRPVVAEPPAAG